The Thioalkalivibrio nitratireducens DSM 14787 DNA segment ACCCCGCCTGCGCCTCATCCTCGGGAATCCGCAGCACCCACAGCCGCTCGCCGCCATTGGCGAAGAAGTCGGTCACCGCCTGCGGCAGCCAGGCCCGCCGACCGGCGAGGATGCTGCGGTAGTCGGTCGCAGCCTCGCGCGCATCGGGGAAGATGTCGTCGAACTCGGCAACGGAGTTGAGCGGCAGCGGCAGATGACATAGCGCTCGTTCCTCCGGGGCCGCGAACAGGCGCTCCTCCAGCAGCGGACCCAGACCCACCGAACGCATCTGCTCGAGTGCCTCGTCCGGGATGCGCGGGCGCCGCACCCGCCCGGGGGCGTGGCCGAGCAGCAGCACCGGCAGTACCGGCCGCTGGCTGGCCGGCGGCCGCGGGGCGACCCGGATACGTTGCTGGAGGAGTTCCATGCGGCTACGACTGCTCGATGGACTCGACCGCAAGCACCAGTTCCTCGATCGCGACGTCGCTGCCTCCCTTGGCGGTCAGCGTCGGCCCGGTCCACTTGATGGGCATGGCGTTGATCAGCTTCCAGGTCACGACGGCGCCCTGGCCGCCCGGATCCTCGCTCTTGAGCTTGATCTCGACGTTGCGCTTGGCGGTCACGTCCCCGGCGCGGATCTGGTTGAGCCACGAATACAGGTTCTGCGCGCCGATCACACCGCGTTTCAGGGTGACGTCCCCCGCCTTGTGGATCGCGGGGATTTTGCTCACGTAGTTCACCGGAGCGTTGCCGTTGCGGTACTCGGCCACGGTGACCTCGGCATTGAGCCCCGACACCTCGGAGAAGCCGCCCTGCACGTCGCCTTCGGACCCGTCGCCCAGGTTCACCAGGTAGTTGAAGACCGAATACGGGGTATCCCTCAGTTCAGCCATGTCTTGTCTCCTTGGGCTCAGGCGTCAGCCGTCTTCTGGCCGATGCGGAAAATCACGAACTCGGCCGGCTTCAGGGCGGCCACGCCCACCTCGCAGACCAGGCGGCCGTTGTCCAGATCGTTCTGGGTCATGGTGCTGCGGTCGCAGCGCACGAAGTAGGCCGCCTTTGGCGAGGAGCCGAGCAGGCGACCGTTGAACCACTCGTTGTAGAGGAAATCCTCGACCGACGAGCGCACGTTCGCCCACAGCCGCTCGCCGTTGGGCTCGAACACCACCCATTGGGTCGAGCGGTCGATGGATCGCTCGAGGTAGAGGAAATAGCGGCGGACGTTGACGTAGATCCACTCCGGGTCGCTCGAGAGGGTGCGCCCGCCCCAGACGCGATGACCACGACCGGGGAACGAGCGCAGGCAGTTGATGCCCGCCGGGTTCAGCAGTTCCTGCTGGAACCGGTTGACCTCCTGGGCAAAACGCAGCGCGCCGATCACCGGTTCGTTGGCCGGCGCCTTGTGCACGCCGCGGGTAACGTCGGTGTTGGCATAGATACCGGCAAGGAAACCGGCGGGCGGCACCGTGATGTGCTCCTCGAGGCCGCGCGGGTCGGAGATCACCACCCACGGGTAGTACAAGGCCAGCCGCGAGTCATCGAAGTTGGACGCGAAGTCACGGATCTCGGACAACGCCATTCCCTGGCGGGCATCGACGATGCCGATGCGGTAGCGCATCCTGCGGCAGTGCTTCTGCATTTCCACGACCACGGCCTGGTGGCTATCCGGGTGCGCGGCAGCTGCAGGTGTCATCACGATGGAGATATCCTCGATGTCCTCGAGCGCGGCAAGCCCGGTGCTACCGTTGACCTCGTCGACCGCACCGGCATAGTCGCGAGCGGACGGAACGTCGCCGTCGGAGCCGCCGGACATCTGGATCAGGTAGCGTGGCCCCTCGACCGACAGCGGCGGCGGCTGGAGCGCGTCCGCGGCGAACATCGCGTACAGCGCCGCCCGTATGGTCTCGCCGGTGGCACCGTCGGCCAGGCTGCACGCGACGGGACTGGTCAGCCGGTCGTAGCGCCTCTCGGGCTCCGCGGACAGCACCTGCGACAGGCTGCGCTCGCCGCCCGGGGCCGTCGACACGTCGCCATAGCTGTAGACGATCCGGCCATCGGCGTCACCCAAACGCACGTCGACGTCGAAGTTGCGGAGCACGACGCTCGCCGAGGGCGCCGACGGCGTTCCAGCCAGCGCAGCCAGCGGCAGTTCGATCACGTCGGCCACGTCCGGATTGACGCCGGGGCTGACCGTGAAGACCGTACCGTTCGCGTTCAGGGTGCCGTGCAGAACTGTCAGGCCACCCCAATCCGTTCCGCCGGTGATGCCGGAAACGTCGATCCCCTCGGGCAGCGTGAGGGTGGCGAAGCTGCCATCAGCCAGGGCGCCACTGGCGGGGGACCTCGCGTGGACACGCGTGAAATGCACATTTGCCTCGCCGGCATCGACCACCACCTCGGCCACCAGAACGCCCTCATCGGAATCCGGCGCATCTTCCGGACGGAGGTCCGCCGCTGCGAGCGCAACGCCGTCGGCAGTCTCGATCACCGCGTGGTTGCCCACCAGCACGTAGTGGTCGCCGACTCTGCGAACCAGTCCGCTGACGTCGATCGGAAAGCGTGCGTCCGGGGCCCGGTCGTCGATATCGCCCACGCGGACATCCCCTGGCAGCCCGGTCGCCTCCAGGTACGCCAGCTCACCGTCGGCCAGCGGCGCAGTGGCCGACTGGAAACGCAGCAGGTTCTCGCTGTCCCGCCAGTGCAGTTCCAGGGTGTAGTTTCCCGCGGCGCCAGGAAATCGGCTGCGGAACGTCACCACGCTGCCAGGATCCGCCGCGGTCGAGAGCTGAGCGGTGCTGCCTCCACCGTCGGCATCGGTGTTGTTGATCCCGGCCAGGGTACGGGCCACGAAGAGCTGCTTGCCGCCGTTGTCGAAAAAGGCGCGCGCGGCA contains these protein-coding regions:
- a CDS encoding phage tail protein — protein: MAELRDTPYSVFNYLVNLGDGSEGDVQGGFSEVSGLNAEVTVAEYRNGNAPVNYVSKIPAIHKAGDVTLKRGVIGAQNLYSWLNQIRAGDVTAKRNVEIKLKSEDPGGQGAVVTWKLINAMPIKWTGPTLTAKGGSDVAIEELVLAVESIEQS
- a CDS encoding phage tail sheath family protein; amino-acid sequence: MSQYLAPGVFVEEVSFRAKSIEGVGTSVAAIVGPTRTGPLRGKPEVVTSFGEFERIYGDSGDLSLGGTSVLNHTAVAARAFFDNGGKQLFVARTLAGINNTDADGGGSTAQLSTAADPGSVVTFRSRFPGAAGNYTLELHWRDSENLLRFQSATAPLADGELAYLEATGLPGDVRVGDIDDRAPDARFPIDVSGLVRRVGDHYVLVGNHAVIETADGVALAAADLRPEDAPDSDEGVLVAEVVVDAGEANVHFTRVHARSPASGALADGSFATLTLPEGIDVSGITGGTDWGGLTVLHGTLNANGTVFTVSPGVNPDVADVIELPLAALAGTPSAPSASVVLRNFDVDVRLGDADGRIVYSYGDVSTAPGGERSLSQVLSAEPERRYDRLTSPVACSLADGATGETIRAALYAMFAADALQPPPLSVEGPRYLIQMSGGSDGDVPSARDYAGAVDEVNGSTGLAALEDIEDISIVMTPAAAAHPDSHQAVVVEMQKHCRRMRYRIGIVDARQGMALSEIRDFASNFDDSRLALYYPWVVISDPRGLEEHITVPPAGFLAGIYANTDVTRGVHKAPANEPVIGALRFAQEVNRFQQELLNPAGINCLRSFPGRGHRVWGGRTLSSDPEWIYVNVRRYFLYLERSIDRSTQWVVFEPNGERLWANVRSSVEDFLYNEWFNGRLLGSSPKAAYFVRCDRSTMTQNDLDNGRLVCEVGVAALKPAEFVIFRIGQKTADA